The Syntrophorhabdaceae bacterium genome has a window encoding:
- a CDS encoding dodecin family protein, producing the protein MRSEGRVARVTEIVAGSPKSFEDAIVVGFKRASKTLRGITGLRVKEQRARVEDGKIAEYRVTLEVIFVLES; encoded by the coding sequence ATGAGGTCTGAAGGCAGAGTAGCAAGGGTTACAGAGATTGTTGCAGGTTCTCCTAAAAGCTTTGAGGATGCCATCGTGGTGGGCTTCAAGAGGGCATCGAAGACATTGAGAGGCATTACCGGTCTTCGCGTGAAAGAACAGCGTGCCAGGGTGGAAGATGGGAAGATAGCGGAATACAGGGTAACGCTGGAAGTAATTTTTGTGCTGGAGAGCTGA
- a CDS encoding four helix bundle protein, with amino-acid sequence MTKFRFQDLEIWQEAIEIGNILFDIADNLEGKKLYRFAEQLRGAGMSTSNI; translated from the coding sequence ATGACAAAATTTAGATTTCAGGATCTGGAAATATGGCAAGAAGCCATAGAAATAGGCAATATTCTTTTTGATATTGCAGACAACCTTGAAGGGAAAAAACTCTACCGGTTCGCTGAACAGCTTCGTGGTGCAGGGATGAGTACCTCGAATATATAG